A genomic region of Alnus glutinosa chromosome 11, dhAlnGlut1.1, whole genome shotgun sequence contains the following coding sequences:
- the LOC133882246 gene encoding cytokinin riboside 5'-monophosphate phosphoribohydrolase LOG5-like, producing MEGKLVSSRFKRVCVFCGSSTGKRNCYRDAAIELAQELVSRRLELVYGGGSIGLMGLVSQAVHRGGGKVLGIIPRTLMCKELTGETVGEVRPVADMHERKAEMARHSDCFIALPGGYGTLEELLEVITWAQLGIHDKPVGLLNVDGYYNYLLTFIDKAVDDGFIKPSQRHIIVSAPNAKELVQKLEEYVPVHDGVIAKARWEVEQPQQQQQQQVGFNATTLQTEIAL from the exons ATGGAAGGGAAACTCGTGAGTTCAAGATTCAAGAGGGTTTGTGTTTTCTGTGGCAGCAGTACTGGGAAGAGAAATTGCTATAGAGATGCTGCCATTGAGTTGGCCCAAGAGCTG GTGTCAAGGAGGCTGGAGCTTGTGTATGGAGGTGGGAGTATTGGGCTCATGGGTCTGGTTTCACAAGCTGTGCATCGTGGTGGGGGAAAAGTTCTTGG GATCATCCCCAGGACTCTAATGTGTAAAGAG TTAACGGGTGAAACTGTTGGGGAGGTAAGGCCAGTAGCCGACATGCACGAAAGAAAGGCTGAAATGGCCCGCCATTCTGATTGTTTTATTGCCCTACCAG GTGGGTATGGAACTTTGGAAGAGCTGTTGGAGGTCATCACTTGGGCTCAACTGGGTATTCATGACAAGCCT GTTGGTCTGTTGAATGTTGATGGGTACTACAACTACCTTCTCACTTTCATTGACAAAGCCGTGGATGATGGGTTCATCAAGCCATCCCAGCGCCACATCATAGTGTCTGCTCCTAATGCTAAAGAGCTTGTTCAAAAACTTGAG GAGTACGTGCCTGTGCATGATGGAGTCATAGCAAAGGCAAGGTGGGAGGTTGAGCAACCACAACAACAGCAGCAACAACAGGTGGGGTTCAATGCCACTACTTTGCAGACTGAGATCGCTCTATAA